In the genome of Sorangium aterium, one region contains:
- a CDS encoding protein kinase domain-containing protein, which produces MRAGDIVADRFEIEGHATSGGMAQIFRARDRLTGEPVALKLLQRTGPQESHRFRREAHALAALRHPGVVGYVAHGTTEGGDLYLAMQWLSGETLAERLLREPLTVPESLSLGVRVASTLGALHRLGVVHRDLKPSNLLLVGGSVDEVTLLDFGVVRVADAGQELTMPGVMLGTPGYMAPEQARGEVAIDARADVFALGCILYRCLTGRPPFVGNDGLSVLVKVLLEDPPRLRELRGEVPAALDDLVTRMLAKAPRDRPRDGAAVAAELGALGDLAPGSRRGVPLSIGGPTPELTTGERRMICLLVARDGALDSDATRSEGEDALRVRALSALAERHQGRLEIIEARSPVVVLSGLVAPTDLAARGARCALAMQVLLGGAPVALVSGRAEITARSPIGKLIDQAAALLAGDEARLGVVRIDDVTASLLGARFDLGSDHAGHLLRGECDDLEAVPRLLGKPTPCVGRDRELSLLEATFVQCIEEQTPSAVLVTAPAGMGKSRLRVELLRRLRARDEPMAVWIARGDPMSAGSAFGLLAQVLRRALGVADGAPAAAVHRKIRERVGRHGERVAHVAPFLGELVGTPFPDEASEALRAARRSSVLMGDQLHLAWEEFLRAECAAQPVLLVLEDMHWGDLPTVGMINSALRNLRDAPFMVLALGRPEVREMFPKLWAGRGLQEIELAGLSRRASERLARQALGGAVTDEMIGTLVERADGNAFFLEEQIRAAAEGRGAALPETVLAMVQARLEALAPEARRVLRAASVFGQSFRPAGVAALLGGADAEVADWLAELVEREVIVQRRQPGRGGAHGEGFSSTPSARGGPERDASPARRAAALDPGPPIEARADDPEYSFRHGLVREAAYGALTEYDRRLGHRLVAEWLEGEGKGDAAELAEHFERGAEPGRAAAWYRRAAEQALRGNDLLAAIRHAERGLACGATGAEAGGLLLVDAEARVWRGDFAVAEQRALEAVALFEPGSPSWYSAVTWVVMAAGKQGAFDRVESWVATARGASPREGALTGRDVCLVEGANWLAFGGRYAVADGIIEALERSGEEERPLDVEVLARLYEARAIRTMTSGDLGACLDGIEAALAVFERSGDRRNACSLRVNLGAITMELGDYEGAEAALRAALRAAEQMELTDLAAFARSNLGNVMIARGNLDEARRVEEEAIATFQRLGDPRAEGIARAYLGKAALLAGDLGAAEAEARAAAELLQNAPPLRAAAWALSARVLLRKGCPEEALALSGDALSLLESLGAVEEGESLIRLVRAEALFASGRQDEALAAIAQARHSVMSRAGQISNPRYRDQFLSALDNGETLALAAQWLGDRDAP; this is translated from the coding sequence ATGCGCGCTGGTGACATCGTCGCTGACCGCTTCGAGATCGAAGGTCACGCGACCTCCGGCGGCATGGCGCAGATCTTCCGCGCCCGCGATCGGCTCACGGGCGAGCCGGTCGCGCTGAAGCTCCTCCAGCGCACGGGCCCGCAGGAGTCGCACCGCTTCCGCCGGGAGGCGCACGCGCTCGCCGCGCTCCGTCACCCCGGGGTCGTCGGGTACGTCGCCCACGGCACGACCGAGGGCGGTGATCTCTACCTCGCGATGCAGTGGCTCTCGGGCGAGACCCTCGCCGAGCGCTTGCTCCGCGAGCCGCTCACCGTCCCCGAGAGCCTCTCGCTCGGCGTGCGCGTCGCCTCCACGCTCGGCGCCCTCCACCGGCTCGGCGTCGTCCACCGCGACCTCAAGCCGAGCAACCTCCTGCTCGTCGGCGGCTCCGTCGACGAGGTCACCCTGCTCGACTTCGGCGTCGTGCGCGTCGCGGACGCCGGCCAGGAGCTCACCATGCCCGGCGTGATGCTCGGCACCCCCGGCTACATGGCCCCCGAGCAGGCGCGCGGCGAGGTCGCCATCGACGCCCGCGCCGACGTCTTCGCCCTCGGCTGCATCCTCTACCGCTGCCTCACCGGCCGGCCCCCGTTCGTCGGCAACGACGGCCTCTCGGTGCTCGTGAAGGTCCTCCTCGAGGATCCGCCGCGGCTCCGGGAGCTCCGCGGCGAGGTCCCGGCCGCGCTCGACGACCTCGTGACGCGCATGCTCGCCAAGGCCCCGCGCGACCGCCCCCGCGACGGCGCGGCCGTGGCCGCCGAGCTCGGGGCGCTCGGCGATCTCGCGCCTGGCTCGCGGCGCGGCGTCCCCCTGTCCATCGGCGGCCCCACGCCCGAGCTGACGACCGGCGAGCGCCGGATGATCTGCCTCCTCGTCGCCCGCGACGGCGCGCTCGACAGCGACGCCACCCGATCCGAGGGCGAGGACGCGCTCCGGGTGCGCGCGCTCAGCGCCCTGGCGGAGCGCCACCAGGGCCGCCTCGAGATCATCGAGGCGCGCTCTCCCGTCGTCGTGCTGTCGGGCCTCGTCGCGCCGACCGACCTCGCCGCCCGGGGGGCGCGGTGCGCGCTCGCGATGCAGGTGCTGCTCGGCGGCGCGCCCGTCGCGCTCGTCTCGGGGCGCGCCGAGATCACCGCCCGCTCTCCGATCGGCAAGCTCATCGACCAGGCCGCCGCGCTGCTCGCCGGCGACGAGGCGCGGCTCGGCGTCGTCCGCATCGACGACGTCACGGCCAGCCTGCTCGGCGCGCGGTTCGATCTCGGGTCGGATCACGCAGGCCACCTCCTGCGCGGCGAGTGCGACGACCTCGAGGCGGTGCCGCGCCTCCTGGGCAAGCCGACGCCGTGCGTGGGCCGTGACCGCGAGCTGTCGCTCCTGGAGGCGACCTTCGTCCAGTGCATCGAGGAGCAGACCCCGTCCGCGGTGCTGGTGACGGCCCCCGCCGGCATGGGCAAGTCGCGCTTGCGCGTCGAGCTGCTCCGGCGCCTCCGGGCGCGGGACGAGCCGATGGCGGTCTGGATCGCGCGCGGCGACCCCATGAGCGCCGGCTCTGCCTTCGGCCTCCTGGCGCAGGTGCTCCGCCGCGCGCTCGGCGTCGCCGACGGCGCGCCGGCCGCAGCGGTGCATCGCAAGATCCGCGAGCGCGTCGGTCGCCACGGCGAGCGCGTCGCCCACGTCGCGCCCTTCCTCGGCGAGCTCGTGGGGACGCCCTTCCCGGACGAGGCCAGCGAGGCGCTCAGGGCGGCGCGGCGGAGCTCCGTGCTGATGGGCGATCAGCTGCACCTCGCGTGGGAGGAGTTCCTGCGCGCCGAGTGCGCGGCGCAGCCGGTGCTGCTCGTCCTCGAGGACATGCACTGGGGCGACCTGCCCACGGTGGGCATGATCAACAGCGCCCTCCGCAACCTGCGCGACGCGCCGTTCATGGTGCTGGCGCTCGGCCGGCCCGAGGTGCGCGAGATGTTCCCGAAGCTGTGGGCCGGCCGCGGCCTGCAGGAGATCGAGCTCGCGGGGCTCTCGCGCCGCGCCAGCGAGCGGCTCGCGCGCCAGGCGCTCGGCGGCGCCGTCACCGACGAGATGATCGGCACGCTGGTCGAGCGGGCCGACGGCAACGCCTTCTTCCTGGAAGAGCAGATCCGTGCTGCCGCCGAGGGGCGAGGGGCCGCGCTGCCGGAGACGGTGCTGGCGATGGTGCAGGCGCGGCTCGAGGCGCTCGCTCCCGAGGCGCGGCGCGTCCTCCGGGCGGCGAGCGTCTTCGGCCAGAGCTTCCGGCCCGCCGGCGTCGCCGCGCTGCTCGGCGGTGCCGACGCCGAGGTGGCAGACTGGCTCGCCGAGCTCGTCGAGCGCGAGGTGATCGTCCAGAGGCGGCAGCCTGGCCGGGGCGGCGCGCACGGCGAGGGCTTCTCCTCCACGCCGTCCGCGCGCGGGGGGCCCGAGCGCGACGCCTCGCCGGCGCGCCGGGCCGCGGCGCTCGATCCCGGCCCTCCGATCGAGGCGCGCGCGGACGATCCCGAGTACAGCTTCCGGCACGGCCTCGTGCGGGAGGCGGCGTACGGGGCGCTGACGGAGTACGACCGGCGGCTCGGCCACCGGCTTGTGGCCGAGTGGCTCGAAGGGGAGGGGAAGGGCGACGCGGCGGAGCTCGCGGAGCACTTCGAGCGCGGCGCCGAGCCGGGGCGCGCGGCGGCATGGTACCGGCGCGCGGCGGAGCAGGCGCTGCGCGGCAACGATCTCCTCGCCGCGATTCGCCACGCCGAGCGCGGCCTCGCGTGCGGCGCGACCGGGGCAGAGGCGGGTGGGCTGCTCCTCGTCGACGCGGAGGCCCGCGTGTGGCGTGGCGATTTCGCCGTGGCCGAGCAGCGCGCGCTCGAGGCCGTCGCGCTGTTCGAGCCGGGCTCGCCGTCCTGGTACTCCGCCGTGACCTGGGTGGTCATGGCCGCTGGCAAGCAGGGGGCCTTCGATCGCGTGGAGTCCTGGGTGGCGACGGCGCGGGGCGCGTCGCCCCGCGAGGGCGCGCTGACCGGGAGGGACGTCTGCCTCGTCGAGGGGGCCAACTGGCTCGCCTTCGGCGGCCGCTACGCTGTGGCGGACGGGATCATCGAGGCCCTCGAGCGCAGCGGGGAGGAGGAGCGGCCGCTCGACGTCGAGGTGCTCGCCAGGCTCTACGAGGCGCGCGCCATCCGCACCATGACCTCCGGCGATCTCGGCGCCTGCCTCGACGGCATCGAGGCGGCGCTCGCGGTGTTCGAGCGGAGCGGCGATCGCCGCAACGCGTGCTCGCTGCGGGTGAACCTGGGCGCCATCACCATGGAGCTCGGGGACTACGAGGGGGCCGAGGCCGCGCTGCGCGCAGCGCTCCGCGCGGCGGAGCAGATGGAGCTCACGGATCTGGCCGCGTTCGCCCGCAGCAACCTGGGCAACGTGATGATCGCCCGCGGCAACCTCGACGAGGCCCGGCGGGTCGAGGAGGAGGCGATCGCGACGTTCCAGCGGCTGGGCGATCCGAGGGCCGAGGGGATCGCCCGCGCGTACCTCGGGAAGGCGGCGCTGCTCGCCGGCGATCTTGGCGCAGCCGAGGCCGAGGCCCGCGCGGCCGCGGAGCTCCTGCAGAACGCGCCGCCGCTGCGCGCGGCGGCGTGGGCCCTCTCCGCGCGCGTCCTGCTCCGGAAGGGCTGTCCCGAGGAGGCGCTCGCGCTCTCTGGCGACGCGCTCTCCCTCCTGGAGTCGCTCGGCGCGGTCGAGGAGGGCGAATCGCTGATCCGGCTCGTGCGGGCCGAGGCGCTCTTCGCGAGCGGCCGGCAGGACGAGGCGCTCGCCGCGATCGCGCAGGCGCGCCACAGCGTGATGTCCCGTGCCGGGCAGATCTCGAATCCTCGCTACCGGGATCAGTTTCTGTCTGCGCTCGACAACGGCGAGACGCTCGCGCTCGCGGCGCAATGGCTCGGCGACCGAGACGCTCCATGA